The DNA region TGGTGATGTATCCACTGGCCACGCTGCTCTTCTGCTGGATCCTGGTGCGCGCAGCGTGGATGGCCCTGGGGACCGGCGGCATCGAGTGGCGCGGGCGGCGGTACCCCCTGGACCGTATCCGCGCGGCGCGCCTTCGGTGACCGGTTGTCCTCGTATGTCAGGGTATTATGCTTATGACTTGATTAACTCAACTTTTGAGTAGCGAGAGGCCTCACGTGCCCAGCAACCCCCTGCGCCTCAGGAGCATCCACCACGTCAAGTACGTGGTCGGCAACGCCAAGCAAGCCGCCTTCTACTACCGGAAAGCCTTCGGGTTCTCGCAGTTGGCCTACGCAGGCCTCGAGACCGGCAACCGCGACCTCGCCTGCTATGCCCTCGAGCAGGGCCGGGCGCGCCTCGTCCTCGTCACGCCCTATCGCGCCAACTCGCCGGAGGCCGAGCACCTCCACGCCCATGGCGATGGCATCGTGGACATCGCCTTCCACGTCGACGACGCCGATGCGGCGTTTCACGAGGCGGTCCGTCGCGGGGCCGAGCCCGCGGTCGAGCCCCGCACGCTCAGCGACGAGCACGGCCGCGTGCGGCATGCCGCCATCCGGACCTACGGCGACACCATCCATTCGTTCTATGGGCTGCGCGATTACAGCGGCCCGTTCCTGCCCGGATACGCGTCGCGGCCCGTCGCCGGCGAGGACGTCGGCATCCTGCGCATCGATCACATGGTCGGCAACGTCGAACTCGGCCGGATGGAGCACTGGGCGCGCTGGTATTCCGATGTGCTCGGCTTCGAGCGGTTCATCTCCTTCGACGACAAGGACATCTCCACCGAGTACAGCGCGCTCATGAGCATCGTGATGAGCGACGACTCGCACGCGATCAAGTTCCCGCTCAACGAGCCGGCGCCGGGCCGGCGCAAGAGCCAGATCGACGAATACCTCGACTTCTACGGCGGTCCTGGCGTGCAGCACGTGGCGCTCCTCACGCAGGACATCGCCCGCACCGTGTCGGCGCTGCGTGCCAACGGCGTCGAGTTCCTGAGCGTGCCCGATTCCTATTACGACCTGCTGCCCGCGCGGGTCGGCGCCATCGACGAGGAACTGGCCATGATCCGCTCGCTGGGGATCCTGGTCGACCGCGACGAGGAAGGCTATCTCCTGCAGTTGTTCTCGCGGCCGGTGGAGGACCGCCCGACGGTGTTCTACGAGATCATCCAGCGCAAGGGCAGCCGTGGGTTCGGGAAGGGCAATTTCCGCGCGCTGTTCGAGGCGATCGAGCGCGAACAGGCCGTGCGTGGAAACCTGTAGAATCACGCCGGTGCCTCGCTCCCACGCGTTGCTCGCCGGGCTGTTCGACTACGCGGGGCTCTTCCCGCCCGCCGGTCAGCCCCTCGAAGAGGCCCTGGCCAGCTACGCGCGCTACCGTGCGTCGCGCGACGGCTGGATGCTGGGCCGGTTCGTGGTCCCCGCCTCGCAACTCGAGGCGGTGAGCGCGGCGGCCCTCCGGTACCTGCCGACGGGCGACGCCTCCGTTTCCTGGCGCTTCAGCGCGCTGGGGGGACCCGACCCCCAGGCGGACGTGGCCCACGTGAGCGCCTTCAACGGCCGCCACGCCGACGCCCTGGCCGGCGCCGCGATCGTCGACACGTTCGAAGTGAAGGTCACCAGCGTGGAGGACGTGCGGGCGGCGCGCGCCTGGGCGAGCCGCGGGTTCGAGGTGTACTGCGAGGTGCCGCTCGGCGGCGACACCGAGCGCCTGCTCGATGCCGTGGCGCACGCTGGCCTGCACGCCAAGGTCCGCACCGGCGGGACGACGATCGGCAGCGTGCCGAGCGCCGACCTGGTCGCCGAGTTCCTGTGCGGCTGCGTCGCCCGTGGCGTCGTGTCGAAGGCGACCGCCGGCCTGCAC from Luteitalea sp. TBR-22 includes:
- the hppD gene encoding 4-hydroxyphenylpyruvate dioxygenase, which encodes MPSNPLRLRSIHHVKYVVGNAKQAAFYYRKAFGFSQLAYAGLETGNRDLACYALEQGRARLVLVTPYRANSPEAEHLHAHGDGIVDIAFHVDDADAAFHEAVRRGAEPAVEPRTLSDEHGRVRHAAIRTYGDTIHSFYGLRDYSGPFLPGYASRPVAGEDVGILRIDHMVGNVELGRMEHWARWYSDVLGFERFISFDDKDISTEYSALMSIVMSDDSHAIKFPLNEPAPGRRKSQIDEYLDFYGGPGVQHVALLTQDIARTVSALRANGVEFLSVPDSYYDLLPARVGAIDEELAMIRSLGILVDRDEEGYLLQLFSRPVEDRPTVFYEIIQRKGSRGFGKGNFRALFEAIEREQAVRGNL